The Xyrauchen texanus isolate HMW12.3.18 chromosome 17, RBS_HiC_50CHRs, whole genome shotgun sequence DNA window TTTTCGGCATTCAGTTTAATGTTCTTTATCTGCATCTCACCTGTGGTGAGGATGTCATCAGCAATGACATATATTCCCGGTAGTCCTTCCAAAGCTAGACTCTGCTTACTCTGAAACACCTCAGGTGCGGGGCTAATGCCCATTGGCATCCTCAGCCATCTAAATCTGCCTTATGGTGTTGCAAATGTGGTCATGTAACTTGATTTTTCATCCATGTTCACATGCCAAAAATCCGTTCTTTAGGTCACACACTCTAAAAACTTTTGCCTTTGACAGTCCTGGCAGTATGTCATCAATTGTTGGCAAAGGGAAGTGGCATCTTTTCAAGGTCTGTTAAGCGGCCTGGGATCTATACATATTCTGAGCTTCCCTGATGGCTTTTTAACAACAACCAGACTGCTTATCCAGTCTGTGCTACAGTCTACTAGTGTAATTATACCTCTTCGCTGTAAATCACTCAGTTCTGCCTTGAGGGGCGCCATCATCGCAACAGGAACCCTCCTCTTTGGCAGTTACACTTGGGTTACCGTGGGGTCCACTTCAATCCTGTATGTGCCCTCAATGCATCCATCTCCTTTGAACACATGTGAATAGTCTTTTTTGATGTCTTCCATTTCCCACAGTTCATCTTTCCCCATTTCCTCAGTCACAATGCTGTGCACAGCCATGATGTTTTCATACTGAACTCACTTAATTCATGGTCTGCACTGCTCTGCTGCCTATTAGTGGAACTGTAGACCCCTCATCCATAACCATGAATTCTAATCGGTACAGAGGAAACAGTTTCTTGTTTTAACTTTACATTTCCCCAATGGTTGGAGTGTGCTTTATTATACATCACCAGCACTTGCTCTGTCTTTTCAATTTGTGTGGCTGGGTTTACAGGTATAATGTTACAACTGGCTCCGCAGTCTAACTGAAACTTCACCTGTTCTTCCCCAGAATAATGGCAGCGGAAAGTTTTTTTTCTCCTCCGACACGGTTTTCCCGGTCTGTACCGTTACACACAAGATATCTTCAGAACTTTCATCATCTGCCTCCGCAATGTTATGTACCGTCTTTCCTTTCTCCGTTTTTGTTCTGCGCATTGTGGCAAAATGATTGTCTTTTCCACATAATTTGCACCTTTTTTCCCATATGCTGggcatttctttttgtttttcaaatgcgTTTTTTGGCAAAACTTGCAGTTTGCAGTGCTCTTAGGGGTGGCTGTGGTTCtagtggtagagcgggttgacGGTTCGATTCctgacccacatgactccacatgccgaagtgtccttgggcaagacactgaaccccaagttgctcccaatggcaggctagcaccttgcatggcagctctgccgtcattggtgtgtgaatgggtgaaagagtcacagtgtaaagcactttgaataccgctaaggtaaaaaaggcgctatataagtgcagaccatttaccatcataCCTTTTGTCTTTTCTGTCTACTTGCTTCACAGCGAGCACTTCCTCTGTCACTCTGCCTTCAATAGTTTTGTTGTTCTCATGGGACAACTTTGTTGCTCTGCAGATTTGCAGACTCTTATCCAAAGTCAACTTTTGCTCTCTCAAAAGTCTCTCTCTCAGAACAGAGCTGGATATGCCACAAACAATTCTATCACGGATTAGTGAGTCTTGATCTGAAATTGCACGTCCTAGCGAGCATTTTTAAGTCAGTTGCATATTTCTCAATGCAGCACTCTGGTTCCTGACAAAAAAAACGTTACCTTTTAACCTCTCGTTAACTTTTGGACTGCAGTGCTCATCCAAGGCTGTTATTAATCTACTTACAGTCCGATCTGGTGTTGAGGTGGGTATCGAAGTGTCGCACAATTCTCTACCCATCTCTCCGATGAGGTACCAGAAAACTTTTCGTTTCACAGACTCGTTGGCTTCCACAAAAGTAAGATCCATGTACAGCGTGAACTCTTCTTTCTAAGATTTTGCCAGATTGTTTGCGTCCAGACAGAGCGATGGTGGCGGTCTCAGTCCCAGTGTGTTTTCCATCCGTGCTGCACACATGATCTCCGCTCTCTCGACCGTGCTTCTCAACAGGCTTTGGTGTTATGTGTCTACTCAATCTATATGCTCTTACTCTTTAGAGAGCAACGCTGCCAACATGTTTCATTCTGTCCTTTGCTTTATACAGAATGGACAGTTAATGCAGATTTAGTTGCGTACACTCACTTTATTAGACAACTCACACAACACATATGCTAGAGCATGCGTACAGGCGTGAATACAGTCCGTGGTGCAACAACAGCCATCCCAACAATAGCATGCATTTCATTGAGTCTCTTATATTTACCATTGGGAAGTCCAAttaattttagtgaatcagttctatctggtttaaataaataaatgattcactcgAGTCCCTGCTCATTCACTGAGTCTTCATTGTCTTTGTGCCAAATAATACTGTTCTAAATCACAATTTAAATGAGGCCAGAGACCAGAAACATCATGAGCTGGCTTTGATGTTACAgactgaagtaaaaaaaatacttcatGTGGTATATCTtgtaaatatttaagtttttcctAGATGGGGAAATAAGATGGAAGGAGCAGCaaacaaatcaggacaaaaataaaaatggcactttTTTATAATGATCGCATTAGGCACTTCCAGTCAGTGTGCACAGCTTCATTGATGATAATGGGATCAATGTGTCTTACACTTTTATTTCTAATCAGCAAAAATGTACAATGTGTAGACAGAGTACCTTAAATGCAATTTGCACAAATAGAAATAGTGAACCTCAGTAGGCccatcatcaaaaacaaaatattctttTTTGCTTTTAGTTCTTTAATTTGAACGTTAGAAACTTGGGATAAGACCACAAAATAATCCAATTTGACCCAAGAGGGGAACTGAAACCACAGACGCACTGAACAGAAATACCAGCTTGCATTTTCCTGAATGACAAGACTGATGCTAGTAGAAACCGATTACTAAATCAGAGATGCTCAGAAACCCATGTGTCCAGTTATGCAATAGACTTTTACCGTAAGATCTGTGATGCAGCTCATGTGCAATTGACGTGATGCAGATTCAAGCATGGATTATGTCATGTCCTGATATCACGTTTTCTATTCAAAATAATTTCCATAATTTATATGTCCCTTTCCACAGACCTACCTATTaggagttattagcgagctggtacAAACTTAACTGCATCTGTTTGCATAGAGACATTTTCGAAGACAATGTCAtgcaattttatacatttttttttttgtttaattagtctacaaaattaataaaatcttaaatgccCATTCACATCGTTTTTTATATGCAGCTGGACTCGTATACTGTCTGTagccgaaagccattcacacatctgcccatttTGTCTGTtttctacccattaacactctttttgcAGTAGTAACAgaatcatcataaattacaataacagagtgtaattggCGTATTTTATGACCATGTATATAGTGTGTTAGTTAGCGCACTGGCAccttgaatgcagaatgtaaacattacacaatACACATTATGTACTGCATATACATTACTTTCATTCATCATTGATTAGTTAATACAGCATCTTTTGCTGATGTTGTGTGAGTTgcactcatagaatgaggcatgaattCATTGATAACAGATTTTAATGTCATAGtagttaatgttttacatgtagtcttgagtgTTCTCAAATTTAAATGACCCTATAAACGCCTCCCACAGCTTAGGCCAGTatctgaatgttcacaaatatAGTACTATAGCGTAGCTCAATATAGTGCATCTAACTATATTAATAAGATGATATTTATCTCTGTAGTCCGAACTTCCTCTTTCAAATTTCCAATTTCCTTCCTTAAATAGTTTCCATGTAGAGTAGCTAAGTCTTAGTTCAGCTACTTTAATTTATGAGCCAGCGGGGTAACGGGTGGTTAACACAAGCTATCACAATGACTCATATCACTCCAACCCCAAACTACTTCCATGTTCTCTTCTACAGGCTCATCTAATCCAAACACTGGTGAGTGGCACCTGTTGTGTGTCATGAGCTTTTATCCTGCAGACATTAGTTTGACTCGAGCATAGAGCTCCTATGGGGCTTATCCACAGCAcggttcaactcgactctgctcgctttatggggggttttccactgtggataggaCCTGGTGCCTGagacttttttagtaccacctcggtcgaggttccaagcgagccgagttgatactaaatgtgacgtcaaaatcctgcagatcactgattggtcagggagaatcgtcactatcagcgtcactggatttccgacaagcagcatcaacccgctagttttaaagttagcaacagcgatagcagtatcatttgctCACGTGACTTTTGAAtcgtgaaaaaagaaatggctgtgggcaaaaccacgccatggtccataaacgaggtgcagaccgTCCACTCGTTAGAGATGAGCGAaactaaaaagtctctcaggaagtgtctcagatgttggccgcacacagctaccaccggacctaccaacagtgtaggcaaaagtaaaaaaaaccttagaagtgactacagaaccatcaaggaaaagtggaagtggttcgaccaagtggacgctatctaaaccggcgagcaatgggagggagagccctggactggcgttgttggagtccatgatggaggatggtacgttgtGTTACGTTAACtcgatactctgcttgaaagcttcactttatttagttgaccagctactggatgcttctaaaacaaccagaccaatttaactgttactcttgtgtaaaatcaccatgtaacaactgctttatgcagcacaatgcgctagtagctaacagccagcggtcgtgttattgttttggtcagtttgtatcatgtttaagatgatgtcacggcagtagaggcgatgtaactatgacgatcagacTATAATCCCACCCGCGTTGAGGGGCACAAAACAGCAATGGAaacgcaagctcagaaaagtaaagcgagtcgagttgaggcgagtcgaaccgtaacgtgcagtggaaaagtgccattagacgCTGCTCATTTCTTATTGAGGTATGTCAGTGAACAGCATATTCCCAGATACACACTCTAGGGTCAGTAAAAACAGCACTTCCTGTCAGCATCACTGCCTCAGTGAAAGAGAAAGCCATAGTCAGGAAATGCATTTAGATAGCCGTTTTATTGTGATGGAATAACAAAACAATCTGAAATGTGCCATTCAAACTGAAAGGATAAAAGGAAAAGGAAACTTCAGCTGCTTGTCTCTAATGTTCTAATTCTTCAGAAGGATATGCAAATGATTCATCAAGGCAAACCTTCAGTCTTTAATTGTTTAGACGCAATTCCCAAAGATGCGTTTGGCCGCCTGAATATTCTCAAAGCTGGAGTCATATCCGGGCTGAGGCTTTTATGTACTAATTCAGATGGGTCAAATTGCGACGATAACACATGTGCTAACAGTCGTCTTAAGAAAATGGGAAATGTATGAAATAGTGGTTAGATCCTGACCTAAAGACTTTTTTTGTAATGTTGAAATAATAAGAATATTGCATCTGTCTTGAACTTTATACCCATGCTGGTGCATCCACAGtattcctgagcaaccactgggtggCGCCATGATGATTATAATTgcctgttttttgtttctggtcTCGAGTCGCAATGTAAATACTAACAACATGAGCGATCCAGACTCTATTAACAACAACCAGTGCTGTGCAGATTACttcaggtactgattacaaattacatgacagaAATTGCAATCAGTACTGCAATCTAGCagattacatttttgtggtaatctaatccaattacttttggattactttcaacctaactCTTTTTGATGTTACTTTCTATAAATACGGGCAGGTTCCCGGGGTGTGTTACACAAACGTGGTCATGCAATTTAGCCATTTTACAAACGGCATCCATGTGTGGTAAGagatcagaccagttatatttggGAATCAACGTCACAAAAACGGCCTCAAAGTTATCACTAAAGCAAAAGTGCATTTTGAAGCCGAGTACAAATGCAATTCACGAAACAAACTATTTTTACACTGCTAATGCAATTGAATAATTTTGTGAATATGAAATGACATGTATTTGACAGTGACGCATGGTTAAATTACACACAGAGTGATAATTTACAAAACATGCAAACATATCTTCAAATGCTTCTTTACGTTTGACATTGAATCCTTTGCAGTATGACAGGGTATTAACCTTTTGGAAGGCAGACTTTACGTTGCACATTGATGTCACCTTAAAAGGCAACATCATTGGTCAAACGCTGATTTAGACCACTCCGTCTTCACCTGACTAATGACGAGTATCAGGTCTGTATGTAAACTGACAACGCTCCTCCTCTCCCTCTCTTCCGAAAACACTCGAAGTGTTACTGAACTTACTGTATAATGTATTTTAGACTGAGTGGAAAAatttaatagattttaaaaaagagaaaatattccATGTATTATAACAATTATCCATGTAGACAGTAATCCATAAGAAAGTAACTGTAGTACGATGActtttataatgtaatttaatccaattacaagtacttgattttcgtaatctgattatgtaatccatattacatgtaatcagttactaagattaattttataatgtaatttaatccaattacaagtactttatTTTCATattctgattatgtaatccagattacatgtgaTCGGTTACTACGATTCATTTTATAATGTAATtgaatccaattacaagtacttgattttcataatctgattatgtaatccagattacatgtaattggttactaaaatgtattttataatgtaatttaatccaattacaagtatttGATTTtcataatctgattatgtaatccaaaTTACATGTAATCGGttactaaaattaattttataatgtaatttaatccaattacaagtacttgattttcataatctgattatgtaatccagattacatgtaattggttactaaaatgtattttttaatgtaatttaatccaattacaagtattaGATTTtcataatctgattatgtaatccagattatATGTAATCGgttactaaaatgtattttataatgtaatttaatctaattacaagtacttgattttcataatctgattatgtaatccagattacatgtaattggttactaaaattaattgtataatgtaatttaatccaattacaagtacttgattttcaTAATCTGATTatatgtaatccagattacatgtaatcagttACTACGCAGCACTGACAACAACCATTAAAGTTTTTTGGAGTACaaattgtgcagttgttggcagtcgtaacaactcaaagtagttaaaTGTGCACTCCAGTGACACctggtggtgtggatgcagcatcattcaaaatcaatagtttttaattacagatgccattttagaaattatctaaattattacaattaatcTACATCTAATTTTAAAGAGTGAAAGTATCCAATGACAAGATGGTTACTAGTTAAATGATTAatcaagtagtattcagctggacATCTGATtccaaaatggcagcccccatgagggcgcccttgcctcatgtagaataaaatggcttttataaggttacttatATGACTAGAGtcatcatctcatgtgagtgctcatgatttgatacatatgtttcaaaatgacaattcatttctttaggagtaaaacttttttaatggggaaaaaaatcactgagtgcacattttaaacattacattaccctCTAAGAATACGCGATGTGAGTAAAAACACTGGAGACAGTCCTATCGTGTAAGACGTCCGCATTTTGGAAAAAGGTGGATGGAGAAGAACAAAAGGCATGGCAAGTTCCATtaagtcagacacacacacatatataaaaatgttgtttgttttttaaatgaagtgtTTAAAACTTGGTGCACTGATTCATTAAAAGGATAGTACaccaaaaaattcaaattctaccatcattattcaccatcatgatgtggaacacaaaaagcgGATGCTTTATTTTGCAAAGGCTAATTTCATGGCTAGGTCTATTGTGATTATAAATAATCGTCTGACCACGGTTATTTGATCTACCacaattattgtgcacttcaaattcaaATCATATttgaatgcccaaataagggaattttaacaaataaatggcATGAAACGGTATGTGTGGCATTCAGTCAAACTCCGAGCGTCACTGAGCCGCACCGCAGATGTCAACCGGAGCAGCTAAATTGCAAAGTGTTCCAGTTTCACTTTAAACAATGTTTGTAATGgcaaatatacacacaaactgtgttaatgacatgcagtgacacagaggaaGAGACGCACGCTTCCtctttctgtggagtgataaaatggtAAAAGGAAATCTCAAAGTTTTGCTTCCttagaaataagggcttgtgggtttaatcaaatATAAACAGTAAAGCAGCATTATACTGTAGATGAAGAAACCCCCAAAACCCAAATAAAACCACTTCTGTTTATGTGATCATGAGTCAAACTTCCTTCCAATAACCGTTTATATCAACAAGTTTCCTGAACGATGTACTAGGAATGAATCCAAACATCTTTATCTACACCTGTACGTTGATGTACATCCTGTTCACACACACCTTCCTGGTAAAGTTGTTAAAAACAATAACCCTTTGTAAATATTTGTCAGGTTTATAACACAGAGACATGAGATTAGCAGTTAATAGTTATAATGAGCATGGAGGAAATATGCTACAAACCTTTTATGGCATAACCCAGGAATAAGAAAGACACCATAATGCTAAAAATAACAAACCGATTGTACTGTCCTctatcattattatattatacactacATGTCATATAATGACACTTACAGTATCTTATAAGTCTTGGAAAACATGGttttcacccattcatttatttacattttattttacaaaaataatgcatttaaatgtgaaGCCGAACAAATACTGTAGTCCAAATACTCCCTGTCTGCCTTGGGCCACAAACTCACACCCATTGGTTTAGCCagtgttgctatgttgggctAATTGGATTTCCGAGTAAACAGACAAATGTTTGTTTACACTTTTCATGGGAACCTACGAATGACTTACTAATACAGTAGGTGTCTCTGCAAATTATGCTCGGATAGCAGAAAGCCTTTAACACAAAAAGTCGCACACAAATGTGACCTAATTGTACAGAGCTCTTTGTCTTTTTTCTATATTATTTCCATCATCATCAATGTCTGTGGTGTACTGATGTTTCATCAATTTCTTTACTCTGAAAATGAAGAAATACTACATTTTGATCTTGCAGTCTTACATGTACTGTACACAAACCGAAAGGCAACCACACTGTCAATATGGATCTCAGATGTGCAAACCATATGGTGCTTCTGTTGACCCTCATAGTGCAGTTGAATGTGgctctgtggcatggggggcgtggtcatgtgtcggtctgcgggagagagagagcggtaaggcttttcacctggtttgtaattacctctaacacctgtgtcttgttatagtgatacggagagagacatttaagggacggcaaatgtcgagagcgagagagagagtgtgtccgtCAAGCACGACAGCCAGAGTGGCAACCTGTGCCCTGTACGGAAGatacatgaccacgccccccatgccacaggcTCCTTTATGTCTTAGCTGTTGAAACTGTCACCCAGTGATTGATGCCCTCATACCCCCCTCTGTTTGTATTGAGCGGTGGGTACAAGTTTGTTATTTAGACTCTGCATGCAATGAGCTCTGACTTCGGTTTTAATTCGGGCTGAATGAACACTCCCGTCCGAAAGCAATCAAATGAAGTTGATCCTCTGTTTGCCGACACCCAATACAGTCTCTGTATGTACACACGAGTTTCCCTGCAATGTTTTCCTTCTCGTACTAAGATAACACTTGCCACATGAGTTGTGTTGTTTTGACATTCCATGCCTTGTTCTTCATCTCAACATTTATTGAGTTGCAATAAAGCATGCATTTGTGTAAAATACAACATAGTCGTTTCCTCCTAGCAGTGACGGGCACAGACCTTAGCAGTggcaaatgggggggggggggggtgctgaAGTTAAGACACCTAGGCTTAAATCTCTGTGCTCTTCAAGGCATCTCCACTTAAAAGGACACCTGTAGCCCCTGTTCTGTGCATGTCAGTGCCTCTTAGCATTGTTTGTCAAAGGGCGTTGATCTCTTGTGGTTTTGGAAGGCCGTTTTTCTCTGTTTCAGTGACATTCCTTTTAGAACTCCAGTGGCAAATGCCCCTTGCCCCAGTCCAAATGCCCCTTGCCATTGTGCCCAGGGTATTCCTCACCGCTGCTGAAGTGAAGTAAAATATAAGCGGGTCCAAGCAGGCATTGAACGTGCTGAGAAGCAGGGCTTTGTTCCTCCACCCTGGGTTTTGCTTGATAACAAAGCCAACCACATGGGAGACGTTGTAGGGTCCAAAACAGAGTGCAAACACCAAAAGTGTGCCCAAAGCCAGACCAATTGCCCTCAACCTCCTCCGCCGGCCAATGTTTGGCAGCCTCAAGAGTATGCGAATGAAGTTTATGTAGCAGAAGCTGCAAATAAGAAAAGGAATGCAGAAGAGAACCACACATAGCTCCAGACGTACGGGTAGGAGGATCTCAAGCTGAGCATCGGAGAATTCGTCATAGCAGATGTTCCGTTGAACGGGTGCCATTCCGGATGGGTCGTAGTAGGGCATGATGTAGACGATGCTCAGGTGGAGAACTGAAAACATCCAAATGAAGATGCTGGCCAGCACGGCGTAAACTGGTCTTCTCCTCAAGGAGTGTTGGATGGGGAAGGCCACTCCAAGGTAGCGCTCCACGCTTACCGCGGTCAAGAAGAAGGTGCTGTTGTAGATGGTCATGTAGAACACAAAGCCAGACAGTGGACACAGTTCGTATGTTATACTCCAGATCATTTGATTGGCCACTTCTTGCATCTTAAAGGGTAAGAAGATGAGGAAGAGCAGGTCTGAGATGGTGAGGTTGAGGAGGAGGATGTCGATGGGGGTCGGCTTCTTCCAAACCTTGCGGCTGAATGTGTAGAACGCCAGGATGTTGGCTGGGAAGCCGGTGATGAAGGTGATGATGTAGACAGAAAGACACAAGTGATAATCACACTTCAGCATGGTTGTGCCGTTCCATACAGTCATCGTGAGAAAGAAGCCTGGCAAGAGTCATTTCAGTTCTGAAAATCACATTCACAAAAGTGATTACGTTTAGGCATTTTAGTCATTTAcgatgcattcaaggtatacatttgacCAATACgggtgttccctgggaatcgaaccaaaGACCTTGGCATTAGCACTGCAAAATAAATCAGTTTTCAAATTAAAgattattagtgtggacatggcctaatgCCACATTCACATTAATCCATTTTCTTTGAAAACTGCATTTTACATTTGCTACCACCATCTTTTCCCAAACTATGCAGTAATGGAGAAATGGAAGAAAATGCAGTCCAGTGTGGATGATAAGCGCTAACGTAACTAAATTCATGTgttttgaaacaaaaatggaCGGTTCATGTTGATGAAGGGGATGCACAAAATTCAACTGGAAAAGATATTACAGAAAGAAGCATATTTCCCCTTGAAAATCCCTAAATAAGTATTTTTCCTATTAATATTTCCTATGAATATAAGGATTTCATAAAGTACTTCTTAAGAGTTTTAATCCAGGAAACAAACCAACGAACTCCGAGGTGAATTATTACATTACAAGCTTTAATACGAAGTAAaagagtatttgaaaatcagacaaaggaACAAGACCGTTTACTGAACATCTtcaatcccataaagcattgtgaatgacaatCACGGtggaaaaaacataaaattgtaaAATTTTCAGATATACACAAAgagtgtgtcatgggagtgggcagtcgctgcagagctcttttgccgcaCTTTGTTTgccgcagttctctgattggtggatttgccccctcaggatcatgggtagtgtagttcttcaccaccAGGAATTACATtcttaacatttttgtaaatggtctgcacttatatagcgcctttttaaccttagcggtattcaaagcactttacactgcatctcattcacacattgtgtggtctagagcacataactggtaatctggtaatcagaaggtcgctggttcgatccccacagccaccaccattgtgtccttgagcaaggcacttaactccagttgctccagggggattttccctgtaataagggcactgtaagtcgctttggataaaagcatctgccaaatgcatagatataaatgtaaatgtaaatgatggcagagctgccatgcaaggcactatcctgccattgggagcaacttgggtttcagtgtcttgcccaaggacacttcagcatgtggagtcttgtgggccgggaatcgaaccaccaaccctgcgatttgtggccaaccctctctaccacctgagccatagccGCCCATTTGGTTTTTAATGATGGCTTCAAGAGAAGTATacaccatcaattaacaacctcggagctcacggtaggtctgtctatATGTATTAGTTAAAAATCTATTCCCctttggaaaaaatgaatggtattTTTCCGAAACCAGACTGAAGCACTCTTTAATGGTTGTACACATCCCCTACTCCTTACATAAATATTTTGGTTACGTTGATGATGTTTAAGCTTCCAATAAGTGTAGAACCATCAGCTTTGTTAAACAAATTTTACCCAGTTTTAATCCATGACATCCCACAGAATTCTGCAGACTGTCACGCAAAGTCAGAACAGAATGCAAAAGAATACAATTACATCTGGACCTGGTGATGGCATACACAAACCCAGAAATAGCAGTTATTACTGGATACAGTCTACAGAAAGTCCGGTTGTGTGGTAGTCACTTTCTATGTCTATGATTAGAACAGTGAAGAAAGAAGAAACCAAGTTACGCAAACATCAAAAAGTGAAAATGACGCAATGTAGGAACTTTTACCATTGCCATGTGGAGTATACTTAAAAGTAGCTCTACTGTAAACACTTCAAACAACAAAGAGGCAACTTACCGTAACGCAAAGTAGACCACTCTGATGTGTTGTAATGATTCACTCTCTTTTCAATAGCCACTGGGGTCTGTCCACTGGCAACTTCCGCAACAACtgtttacatttcattttcaatatTGAGCACTGATAAGAGAAAATGATTAAACGAGCACTCGATCCATCCGTCTGATCCCTGCACACCGTGTCTCAATATGACACCATATCCAGACATTAGGGAGCTTTATGTGTACAGTTCTGTGCATATGTGTAAGTCAAACAGTGTAGACGGTAACAATCTTATCTGGATTTATAC harbors:
- the LOC127657750 gene encoding free fatty acid receptor 2-like — translated: MLKCDYHLCLSVYIITFITGFPANILAFYTFSRKVWKKPTPIDILLLNLTISDLLFLIFLPFKMQEVANQMIWSITYELCPLSGFVFYMTIYNSTFFLTAVSVERYLGVAFPIQHSLRRRPVYAVLASIFIWMFSVLHLSIVYIMPYYDPSGMAPVQRNICYDEFSDAQLEILLPVRLELCVVLFCIPFLICSFCYINFIRILLRLPNIGRRRRLRAIGLALGTLLVFALCFGPYNVSHVVGFVIKQNPGWRNKALLLSTFNACLDPLIFYFTSAAVRNTLGTMARGIWTGARGICHWSSKRNVTETEKNGLPKPQEINAL